The following proteins are co-located in the Doryrhamphus excisus isolate RoL2022-K1 chromosome 15, RoL_Dexc_1.0, whole genome shotgun sequence genome:
- the LOC131103720 gene encoding fascin-2-like isoform X2: MPTNGINRALKLQFGLINYENRYLTAEAFGFKVNASGTSMKKKQIWTLEQDEHDGQVVFLRSHLGRYLASDKDGKITCGAESPDPECRFLIVPQSDGRWALQSEPYLRYFGGSADYLSCFAQVIAEQELWAVHLALHPQASLLSVARKRYAHLSASDGEISVDSNIPWGVDSLVTLVYQDGKYSLKTCDSRFLSNDGKLVKENTNTTSFTLELKSGKLAFKDCDGKYLTPVGPTGTLRSGRCSKPGKDELFDLEESHPQVVFQAANKRFVSVKQGVSISANQDVETDMETFQMEIDKKSKKSMFRTNGGSYWTLVTHGEIQSTASEVEINTMFDIEWRGQRVALKACNGKYVCTKKNGQLSAVSDAVGEDELFLMKLINRPMLILRGENGFVCHHKNSNTLDANRSVYDIFSLIFNDGAYNVKSVNGRFWYVSSSGLVCSDGEKPEDFFLEFLEHGRIAIKCSNGKYLRGDQGGTVMGDRTSVDASSLWEY, from the exons ATGCCCACAAACGGAATCAACAGAGCTCTGAAGCTCCAGTTTGGCCTCATCAACTATGAGAACCGCTACCTAACGGCGGAGGCCTTCGGCTTCAAGGTGAACGCCTCAGGCACCAGCATGAAGAAGAAGCAGATCTGGACCTTGGAACAGGACGAGCACGATGGCCAGGTGGTGTTCCTTCGCAGCCACCTGGGGCGCTACCTGGCTTCCGACAAAGACGGGAAGATCACATGCGGGGCCGAAAGTCCTGATCCAGAGTGCCGCTTCTTGATCGTTCCCCAGTCCGATGGTCGCTGGGCGCTGCAGTCGGAGCCTTACCTGCGTTACTTTGGAGGCTCGGCTGACTACCTGTCTTGCTTTGCCCAGGTGATTGCAGAACAAGAGCTGTGGGCTGTACATTTGGCTCTGCACCCACAAGCCAGTCTGCTCAGCGTGGCGCGGAAACGATATGCCCACCTGTCCGCTTCCGACGGGGAGATCTCAGTGGACAGCAACATCCCTTGGGGGGTGGACTCTTTAGTCACCTTGGTGTACCAGGATGGCAAGTACAGCTTGAAAACCTGCGACAGCCGCTTCCTCAGCAACGACGGTAAACTAGTGAAGGAGAACACCAACACCACCAGCTTCACACTCGAGCTGAAATCGGGCAAGCTGGCCTTCAAGGACTGTGACGGCAAATATCTGACCCCGGTGGGTCCAACGGGTACGCTGCGCTCGGGACGGTGCTCCAAGCCGGGAAAAGATGAGCTCTTTGACCTTGAGGAAAGTCATCCACAAGTAGTTTTTCAAGCAGCCAATAAAAGATTTGTCTCTGTCAAGCAAG GTGTGAGTatttcagccaatcaggatgtgGAGACGGACATGGAGACGTTCCAGATGGAGATTGACAAGAAGAGCAAAAAGTCCATGTTCAGAACCAACGGGGGGTCCTACTGGACACTTGTGACTCACGGAGAGATTCAGTCCACTGCATCAGAAGT AGAGATCAATACAATGTTTGACATCGAGTGGCGGGGGCAAAGGGTGGCCTTGAAAGCATGCAATGGGAAGTACGTGTGCACAAAGAAAAACGGGCAGCTCTCAGCCGTGAGTGATGCTGTAG GAGAAGATGAATTATTCCTGATGAAGCTCATCAACCGTCCGATGCTGATCCTCCGTGGAGAGAATGGCTTTGTGTGTCACCACAAAAACTCCAACACTCTAGACGCCAACCGATCTGTCTACGATATTTTCTCATTGATCTTCAACGACGGCGCCTACAATGTTAAGA GTGTGAATGGAAGGTTCTGGTACGTCTCCAGCAGCGGCCTTGTGTGCTCAGATGGAGAAAAGCCAGAAGATTTTTTCTTGGAGTTCCTGGAACACGGGCGCATTGCCATTAAGTGTTCTAATGGCAAGTACCTTCGAGGAGACCAGGGAGGCACTGTGATGGGTGATCGCACTTCTGTTGATGCGTCCTCTCTTTGGGAGTACTAA
- the LOC131103720 gene encoding fascin-2-like isoform X1: protein MPTNGINRALKLQFGLINYENRYLTAEAFGFKVNASGTSMKKKQIWTLEQDEHDGQVVFLRSHLGRYLASDKDGKITCGAESPDPECRFLIVPQSDGRWALQSEPYLRYFGGSADYLSCFAQVIAEQELWAVHLALHPQASLLSVARKRYAHLSASDGEISVDSNIPWGVDSLVTLVYQDGKYSLKTCDSRFLSNDGKLVKENTNTTSFTLELKSGKLAFKDCDGKYLTPVGPTGTLRSGRCSKPGKDELFDLEESHPQVVFQAANKRFVSVKQGVSISANQDVETDMETFQMEIDKKSKKSMFRTNGGSYWTLVTHGEIQSTASEVEINTMFDIEWRGQRVALKACNGKYVCTKKNGQLSAVSDAVGECLYGRRFDMIAGRYGYDSNVLYPEGEDELFLMKLINRPMLILRGENGFVCHHKNSNTLDANRSVYDIFSLIFNDGAYNVKSVNGRFWYVSSSGLVCSDGEKPEDFFLEFLEHGRIAIKCSNGKYLRGDQGGTVMGDRTSVDASSLWEY, encoded by the exons ATGCCCACAAACGGAATCAACAGAGCTCTGAAGCTCCAGTTTGGCCTCATCAACTATGAGAACCGCTACCTAACGGCGGAGGCCTTCGGCTTCAAGGTGAACGCCTCAGGCACCAGCATGAAGAAGAAGCAGATCTGGACCTTGGAACAGGACGAGCACGATGGCCAGGTGGTGTTCCTTCGCAGCCACCTGGGGCGCTACCTGGCTTCCGACAAAGACGGGAAGATCACATGCGGGGCCGAAAGTCCTGATCCAGAGTGCCGCTTCTTGATCGTTCCCCAGTCCGATGGTCGCTGGGCGCTGCAGTCGGAGCCTTACCTGCGTTACTTTGGAGGCTCGGCTGACTACCTGTCTTGCTTTGCCCAGGTGATTGCAGAACAAGAGCTGTGGGCTGTACATTTGGCTCTGCACCCACAAGCCAGTCTGCTCAGCGTGGCGCGGAAACGATATGCCCACCTGTCCGCTTCCGACGGGGAGATCTCAGTGGACAGCAACATCCCTTGGGGGGTGGACTCTTTAGTCACCTTGGTGTACCAGGATGGCAAGTACAGCTTGAAAACCTGCGACAGCCGCTTCCTCAGCAACGACGGTAAACTAGTGAAGGAGAACACCAACACCACCAGCTTCACACTCGAGCTGAAATCGGGCAAGCTGGCCTTCAAGGACTGTGACGGCAAATATCTGACCCCGGTGGGTCCAACGGGTACGCTGCGCTCGGGACGGTGCTCCAAGCCGGGAAAAGATGAGCTCTTTGACCTTGAGGAAAGTCATCCACAAGTAGTTTTTCAAGCAGCCAATAAAAGATTTGTCTCTGTCAAGCAAG GTGTGAGTatttcagccaatcaggatgtgGAGACGGACATGGAGACGTTCCAGATGGAGATTGACAAGAAGAGCAAAAAGTCCATGTTCAGAACCAACGGGGGGTCCTACTGGACACTTGTGACTCACGGAGAGATTCAGTCCACTGCATCAGAAGT AGAGATCAATACAATGTTTGACATCGAGTGGCGGGGGCAAAGGGTGGCCTTGAAAGCATGCAATGGGAAGTACGTGTGCACAAAGAAAAACGGGCAGCTCTCAGCCGTGAGTGATGCTGTAGGTGAGTGCTTATACGGAAGGCGATTTGACATGATTGCTGGAAGATACGGCTATGACAGTAACGTTTTATACCCTGAAGGAGAAGATGAATTATTCCTGATGAAGCTCATCAACCGTCCGATGCTGATCCTCCGTGGAGAGAATGGCTTTGTGTGTCACCACAAAAACTCCAACACTCTAGACGCCAACCGATCTGTCTACGATATTTTCTCATTGATCTTCAACGACGGCGCCTACAATGTTAAGA GTGTGAATGGAAGGTTCTGGTACGTCTCCAGCAGCGGCCTTGTGTGCTCAGATGGAGAAAAGCCAGAAGATTTTTTCTTGGAGTTCCTGGAACACGGGCGCATTGCCATTAAGTGTTCTAATGGCAAGTACCTTCGAGGAGACCAGGGAGGCACTGTGATGGGTGATCGCACTTCTGTTGATGCGTCCTCTCTTTGGGAGTACTAA